One genomic window of [Clostridium] scindens ATCC 35704 includes the following:
- a CDS encoding DUF7601 domain-containing protein — protein sequence MKSGKRKRWLSAMLVLVMVMAMNISVLAAPEENTAENEAEIQALTEPVTDDEQHADMGAELANQGIATYADINPDANYILVGKTFRGITVNQIPAEFQIQVTNQSGTPYTLDSSNVISRGADGLTWQWRIDNAAVGVYSVTESGAEVPGYSLATSGTGADVEVKAADFKVTSDVYTECSHTNWPVKIDGDQNVLFAAALTGKDGCVVISKTPLTASQRATVTAAVTGIGGNWKTPVNFYSISTNGNGPYTVQGKSLRYNPDTEEVILANTSNWSHVATLNYSISAASNPDISITNTYTPTTTSVEIQKLITGNIGDRNEEFGFTVNCTEAMEAGEGYTLSADKKTATFALGHEDKVMLNGVRIGSTLTISESGATDYKMTIKVGNITLGADHSYTIPVGATGPVQIIVENHREGTIDTGVALDSLPYILILAVVAAGVVAFIRKRRRHNGN from the coding sequence ATGAAATCAGGAAAACGTAAGCGGTGGTTGTCTGCAATGTTGGTATTAGTGATGGTTATGGCAATGAATATCAGCGTACTGGCGGCGCCGGAGGAAAACACAGCAGAAAATGAAGCAGAGATACAAGCGTTAACAGAGCCTGTAACAGATGACGAGCAGCATGCGGATATGGGGGCGGAACTAGCAAATCAGGGTATCGCAACCTATGCAGATATAAATCCGGATGCGAATTATATCCTTGTGGGAAAGACTTTCCGGGGAATTACAGTGAATCAGATTCCGGCAGAATTTCAGATACAGGTGACTAATCAAAGCGGAACACCTTATACGTTGGATAGTAGTAATGTAATAAGTAGAGGTGCAGATGGACTCACATGGCAATGGAGAATAGACAATGCAGCAGTCGGAGTTTATTCTGTAACAGAGTCCGGAGCGGAGGTTCCAGGATATAGCCTGGCAACAAGCGGTACAGGAGCGGATGTTGAAGTCAAAGCAGCAGACTTTAAAGTGACATCGGATGTATACACCGAGTGCAGTCATACAAACTGGCCTGTAAAAATTGATGGAGATCAGAATGTTTTATTCGCAGCGGCTCTGACAGGAAAGGATGGGTGTGTTGTAATATCCAAGACTCCACTTACCGCATCTCAGAGAGCAACAGTAACGGCAGCGGTAACTGGTATCGGAGGTAACTGGAAAACACCGGTTAATTTTTATAGTATTTCTACAAACGGAAACGGACCATATACCGTGCAAGGGAAAAGTTTGAGGTATAATCCGGATACAGAGGAAGTAATTCTTGCAAACACAAGTAACTGGAGCCATGTTGCAACGCTTAATTACAGTATTTCGGCAGCCAGCAATCCGGATATCAGCATCACTAACACCTATACCCCGACAACCACTTCTGTAGAGATTCAGAAGCTTATCACAGGAAATATAGGAGACAGAAATGAAGAGTTCGGCTTTACTGTAAACTGTACAGAAGCGATGGAGGCAGGAGAAGGCTACACGCTTTCTGCTGATAAGAAGACTGCAACATTTGCTCTTGGTCATGAAGATAAGGTAATGCTGAATGGTGTCAGAATTGGTTCAACACTGACTATTTCAGAGAGTGGCGCTACGGATTATAAGATGACAATTAAGGTCGGCAACATAACACTGGGAGCAGATCATAGTTATACTATTCCAGTTGGAGCAACAGGACCTGTCCAGATCATTGTAGAGAATCACAGAGAGGGTACTATTGACACAGGTGT
- a CDS encoding recombinase family protein yields MEKQVYGYVRVSTKEQNEDRQIIALKAFPVKEKNIYMDKLSGKNFERPGYRKLTKKLRAGDCLVIKSIDRLGRNYEEILEQWRIITKEKKADIVVLDMPLLDTCQTGKDLTGTFVADMVLQILSYVAQTERENIRQRQREGIVAAKQRGVSFGRPKIPKPPEFPMLCRAWKEGEISSRQAAQKLGIAQDTFLRWARETNRETGNI; encoded by the coding sequence ATGGAAAAACAAGTATACGGATATGTGCGTGTATCGACAAAAGAGCAGAATGAGGACAGACAGATTATCGCGTTGAAAGCGTTTCCGGTGAAGGAGAAAAATATTTACATGGATAAACTGAGTGGAAAGAATTTCGAACGCCCCGGGTATCGCAAACTGACCAAAAAACTTCGTGCCGGCGACTGTCTGGTTATCAAATCCATTGACCGTTTGGGAAGAAATTACGAAGAGATTCTGGAACAATGGCGGATAATTACAAAGGAGAAGAAGGCCGATATTGTTGTTCTGGATATGCCGCTTCTGGATACGTGTCAGACAGGTAAAGATCTGACAGGTACCTTTGTAGCAGATATGGTACTTCAGATTCTTTCCTATGTGGCACAAACCGAGAGAGAAAATATACGGCAGAGGCAAAGAGAAGGAATTGTGGCGGCGAAGCAAAGAGGAGTAAGTTTCGGAAGACCCAAAATTCCGAAACCACCGGAATTTCCGATGCTATGCAGAGCATGGAAAGAGGGGGAGATAAGTTCCAGGCAGGCGGCACAGAAACTCGGTATTGCACAAGATACATTTCTCCGGTGGGCGAGGGAAACAAATAGAGAAACTGGAAATATTTGA
- a CDS encoding DnaJ C-terminal domain-containing protein produces MGTKRDYYEILGIEKNADAGKIKSAYRKLAKKYHPDTNSGDAVAEQKFKEVTEAYNILSDPEKKKLYDQFGHAGPDGGPADSGFYQSGDIDDLFGDIFGDLFRGRQSGSFRQGGFRQESFRQKGGNLHADISVTFEEAAFGCDKVITLSSPEKGQPPQTLKVRIPAGIDSGKSIRLRGKGMPGSSGGEPGDLLLKVSVLKKSGFERKGLDIYTTADIPFTVAALGGEAYVQTLAGIVLCKIQPGTQSGTKIRLRGKGIVSMKDSSVHGDQYVTVRIQVPRNLSPEARKKLLEFDAVYKGTSSDSGRHATSSS; encoded by the coding sequence ATGGGAACAAAAAGAGATTATTATGAGATATTGGGAATAGAAAAGAATGCAGATGCGGGAAAGATCAAGTCCGCATACCGAAAACTGGCAAAGAAATATCACCCCGACACGAATTCCGGGGATGCTGTGGCAGAGCAGAAGTTTAAAGAGGTCACGGAAGCATATAATATTCTTAGCGATCCGGAAAAAAAGAAACTGTACGACCAGTTCGGCCATGCCGGCCCAGATGGCGGTCCGGCCGATTCCGGCTTCTATCAAAGCGGGGATATAGATGACCTCTTCGGCGATATCTTTGGCGACCTCTTCAGAGGCCGGCAGTCAGGCAGTTTCCGCCAGGGAGGATTCCGCCAGGAGTCATTCCGGCAAAAAGGCGGCAATCTCCATGCCGATATATCCGTTACCTTCGAAGAGGCAGCCTTCGGCTGCGATAAGGTTATCACCCTTTCAAGCCCGGAGAAAGGCCAGCCGCCCCAGACTCTCAAAGTCCGCATCCCTGCCGGGATAGACAGCGGAAAGAGCATACGGCTTCGTGGCAAGGGAATGCCGGGAAGCAGCGGCGGCGAGCCCGGCGATCTGCTTCTAAAAGTATCCGTTTTAAAGAAATCCGGCTTTGAGCGTAAGGGATTAGATATCTACACCACCGCGGACATTCCTTTTACGGTCGCCGCGCTTGGCGGAGAGGCTTATGTACAGACCCTTGCGGGAATCGTTCTGTGCAAGATCCAGCCAGGCACCCAGTCAGGCACTAAGATCCGACTCAGAGGCAAAGGCATCGTGTCCATGAAGGACTCTTCCGTTCACGGCGATCAATATGTCACCGTACGGATTCAGGTTCCAAGGAATCTAAGTCCGGAGGCGAGAAAGAAACTGCTGGAATTCGACGCGGTCTATAAAGGCACATCCTCCGACAGCGGCCGGCATGCTACAAGTTCCAGCTAA
- a CDS encoding GNAT family N-acetyltransferase: MVLLDDERISNIAVGENQEELASLKGIHKDILVDESRSQIKNQSDFFCHARRSVAEMLKEAAGYLPPGYQILIKEAYRPLSQQKKSFETAYQDYKKMYPARSDEEIYKMTCQFVAPVKVAGHPTGGAIDLTLLKDGEEQDMGTVYNAVPLEPENRTYLYSDYISEEARRNRKILIDIMEKAGFANYPTEWWHWSYGDCYWAFLNQCDAIFTPIEAILKTDRLYLREIRREDYEALCRMLKDEEVMYAYEHAFDDKEAREWLELQLNRYENDGFGLWAVVLEETGEVIGQCGLTMQDLNGEQVLEVGYLLAKDFWHKGYATEAAIACKKYAFDILGAKEVYSIIRDNNIASQNVAKRNKMTVAGKCVKNYYNKYMPHLAFSVQRETE, from the coding sequence GTGGTACTATTAGATGATGAACGAATTTCTAACATAGCAGTCGGAGAGAACCAGGAAGAACTAGCATCTCTTAAGGGCATCCACAAAGACATATTGGTTGATGAAAGCAGAAGCCAGATCAAGAACCAGTCAGACTTTTTCTGCCATGCAAGGCGTTCTGTGGCAGAGATGTTAAAGGAGGCCGCCGGATATCTGCCGCCGGGCTATCAGATACTGATAAAAGAAGCCTACAGGCCGCTGTCCCAGCAGAAGAAGAGTTTTGAAACGGCATATCAGGACTATAAGAAGATGTATCCCGCCAGAAGCGATGAGGAGATATATAAGATGACTTGCCAGTTTGTGGCGCCGGTGAAGGTTGCCGGACACCCCACCGGCGGGGCCATCGATCTAACGCTTCTAAAGGATGGAGAGGAACAGGATATGGGGACGGTATACAACGCGGTTCCGCTTGAGCCGGAGAACCGTACCTATTTATATTCAGACTATATTAGCGAAGAGGCCCGAAGAAACCGGAAGATATTGATCGACATTATGGAAAAGGCCGGATTTGCAAATTATCCTACGGAATGGTGGCATTGGTCCTACGGTGATTGCTACTGGGCCTTTTTAAACCAGTGCGATGCAATCTTTACTCCGATTGAGGCCATATTGAAAACAGATAGGCTCTATCTGCGCGAGATACGCCGGGAGGACTACGAGGCGCTGTGCAGGATGCTAAAGGATGAAGAGGTCATGTATGCGTATGAGCATGCATTTGATGACAAGGAGGCTCGGGAGTGGCTGGAATTGCAGTTAAATCGGTATGAAAATGATGGATTTGGCCTGTGGGCGGTAGTGCTGGAAGAAACCGGAGAGGTGATCGGCCAATGCGGATTGACGATGCAGGACCTGAATGGGGAGCAGGTGCTTGAGGTAGGATATCTTCTGGCGAAGGATTTCTGGCATAAGGGCTACGCGACTGAGGCTGCAATTGCATGTAAGAAATATGCGTTTGACATTTTGGGGGCAAAAGAAGTGTATTCGATTATTCGAGACAACAATATTGCGTCCCAGAATGTCGCAAAGCGAAACAAAATGACGGTAGCGGGGAAGTGCGTGAAGAACTATTACAATAAGTATATGCCCCACTTGGCGTTCTCGGTTCAAAGGGAGACAGAATGA